The following coding sequences lie in one Rutidosis leptorrhynchoides isolate AG116_Rl617_1_P2 chromosome 6, CSIRO_AGI_Rlap_v1, whole genome shotgun sequence genomic window:
- the LOC139855977 gene encoding uncharacterized protein, with product MISAIEGQTHTFQFHYDPQSKRNFPQFIVDRLLDEPASQTVTTTTPGATSSSTQPSETGTSTAPPSSTTPPPSIQQLQETDTTKEAPPGQSARRALFVEDPSDDNIGTKRKRD from the exons ATGATCAGTGCAATTGAAGGCCAAACACACACATTCCAGTTTCATTATGATCCTCAATCAAAGAGGAACTTCCCACAATTCATCGTTGACAGGCTGCTAGACGAACCCGCATCACAAACAGTCACTACTACAACACCAGGCGCAACATCATCGAGCACTCAGCCATCCGAGACAG GCACATCAACGGCTCCACCATCATCAACAACTCCACCGCCATCAATACAACAACTCCAGGAAACTGATACAACAAAGGAAGCACCACCTGGCCAATCAGCAAGACGTGCTCTGTTTGTAGAAGACCCAAGCGACGACAACATAGGAACTAAGAGGAAACGAGATTAG
- the LOC139855344 gene encoding uncharacterized protein produces the protein MVYTRSTNDSIFEAFSLSPLPYPVLLILSLIFLFLGFQWYSAYEEAVEATEEGFNWLLLVTPLVLLFAVKWLSSMENPERFFGFGLSPWDRYRRQAYQMPTEGSSPWGVAALILLVLVLLQFHSTVLESIFG, from the coding sequence ATGGTATAcacaaggagcacaaatgattcAATATTTGAAGCTTTTTCATTGAGCCCACTTCCATATCCAGTTTTATTAATCTTGTCACTCATTTTTTTGTTTCTTGGATTTCAATGGTACTCAGCATATGAAGAAGCTGTTGAAGCTACCGAAGAAGGCTTTAATTGGCTACTTTTAGTGACTCCATTAGTACTACTTTTTGCTGTTAAATGGTTGTCAAGTATGGAGAACCCTGAAAGGTTTTTCGGGTTCGGGTTGTCACCGTGGGACCGCTATCGTCGTCAGGCCTACCAGATGCCAACTGAAGGTAGCTCACCCTGGGGTGTGGCTGCTTTAATCTTGTTAGTCTTGGTTTTATTGCAGTTTCATTCTACTGTTCTTGAAAGCATATTTGGATGA